A genomic window from Puniceicoccus vermicola includes:
- a CDS encoding zinc metallopeptidase, with protein MNVQLYLFLIIPTFILAFWAQQRVVSTYRKYSQIRSRSGITGAEAASYVMRQAGINDVEIVPIQGELTDHYDPTRKRLCLSQHNFGGTSLAALGVAAHEAGHAIQHKVGYSMLQTRMALGPITNIASRMLPLVVFGGLFFHFSGFILLGVVVYAILTVFQLITLPVEFDASRRATVQLDSLGIIESDELPGVKKTLNAAGWTYIAAFVSSLSWLLYFLAASRR; from the coding sequence ATGAACGTCCAACTCTATCTTTTCCTCATCATTCCGACCTTCATCCTGGCGTTTTGGGCCCAGCAACGAGTGGTGAGCACCTACCGTAAGTATTCTCAAATTCGTTCGCGAAGCGGAATTACTGGCGCGGAAGCAGCGAGCTATGTGATGCGTCAAGCGGGGATCAATGATGTGGAAATCGTGCCAATTCAGGGCGAGCTGACAGACCACTACGATCCCACTCGAAAACGCCTTTGCCTGAGTCAGCACAACTTTGGGGGGACTAGCCTCGCCGCCCTCGGTGTCGCCGCCCATGAAGCGGGTCATGCCATTCAGCACAAAGTGGGCTATTCGATGCTACAAACCCGCATGGCCTTGGGACCGATCACAAACATCGCTTCGCGAATGCTGCCACTGGTTGTCTTCGGCGGTCTTTTCTTTCACTTCAGTGGATTCATTCTTCTCGGAGTGGTGGTCTATGCCATCCTCACTGTATTTCAACTCATCACTCTCCCGGTCGAATTTGATGCGAGCCGACGAGCAACGGTCCAATTGGACAGCTTGGGCATCATCGAAAGCGATGAACTACCCGGCGTAAAGAAGACCTTGAACGCTGCGGGCTGGACTTACATTGCCGCCTTTGTGTCGTCGCTCAGCTGGCTGCTCTACTTCTTGGCCGCTTCGAGGCGGTAA
- a CDS encoding ABC transporter substrate-binding protein: protein MNFSTLGALCNKTSNLLIIGLSVLPLWSGGRELMEESATLSIEELPGAAYRVSIIDPIQPSQSLEYELIPKGEAKNENTATRTIPIPAEKIVSLSTTYIGPLNAIGALEQVIAVDDVDYVFSERIGEMHANGEVIEVGAGNNLDLESVIAAKPDLVILTRINSGQEALETRLRDAGIPVLVTASWKETEPLGRSEWIKLFGIITGHREEAFALFEETQERYHELEEIVSAASPDQPKVLLSAPFGGIWYMPGGASFTAAFLEDAGAQSLWKDNSSTGSFPIDFESALAKGFTADFWLNPGRYATLNELATSDERFRSLPVFQAGEVYNRNLRVRPSGANDFWESGSVYPDRVLADLIAIFHPELLPGHEFTYYQRLP, encoded by the coding sequence ATGAATTTTTCTACCCTCGGGGCTCTTTGTAATAAAACGTCGAACTTGTTGATCATCGGCTTGTCCGTTCTCCCTCTCTGGTCCGGCGGGCGGGAGTTAATGGAAGAATCTGCCACCCTCTCCATTGAAGAGCTGCCCGGCGCCGCCTACCGTGTTTCCATCATCGACCCGATCCAACCGTCGCAGAGCCTCGAATACGAACTCATCCCCAAAGGAGAGGCCAAAAATGAAAACACCGCGACTCGGACCATTCCGATTCCCGCGGAAAAAATCGTCTCCCTCTCCACGACCTACATCGGGCCCCTGAATGCGATTGGGGCTCTCGAGCAAGTCATCGCAGTCGACGATGTAGACTATGTTTTCTCGGAGCGAATCGGCGAAATGCATGCCAACGGAGAGGTAATCGAAGTCGGTGCTGGGAACAATCTGGATCTGGAGTCAGTGATCGCGGCGAAGCCCGACCTCGTCATTCTCACCCGGATCAATTCGGGGCAAGAGGCTCTGGAGACCCGCCTGCGAGACGCAGGCATTCCGGTTCTCGTCACCGCCTCCTGGAAAGAAACAGAGCCATTGGGCCGCAGCGAATGGATCAAGCTCTTCGGAATCATCACCGGGCATCGCGAGGAAGCCTTCGCCCTCTTTGAAGAAACCCAGGAGCGCTACCACGAGCTCGAAGAGATCGTATCCGCGGCTTCCCCGGATCAACCGAAAGTCCTGCTCTCAGCCCCCTTCGGCGGGATCTGGTATATGCCGGGAGGGGCTAGTTTCACGGCAGCATTCCTGGAGGACGCGGGAGCGCAATCGCTTTGGAAGGACAATTCCTCGACTGGAAGCTTCCCGATCGATTTCGAGTCCGCCTTGGCCAAAGGCTTCACGGCCGACTTTTGGCTCAACCCTGGGCGCTATGCCACGCTCAACGAATTGGCTACCTCCGACGAACGTTTCCGCTCCCTTCCCGTCTTCCAAGCTGGCGAAGTTTACAACCGCAACCTTCGCGTTCGCCCGAGCGGGGCAAACGACTTCTGGGAATCGGGCAGCGTCTACCCCGACCGTGTGCTGGCCGACCTCATTGCGATATTCCATCCCGAGCTCCTGCCCGGGCACGAATTCACCTACTACCAGAGACTGCCCTGA
- the tsf gene encoding translation elongation factor Ts, producing MSQISAKLVADLRAQTGAGLMDCKKALLEAAGDAEQAIAILRKKGVATAAKKAGRDASEGIVESYIHLGGKVGVLVELKCETDFVAKNDDFKAIAKDLAMHVAAASPLYVNREDVPEEVVEKEREIAVSQAEGKPPQAIQKIVEGKLDKYFSTICLMEQPFVKNPDQSIRDLLTENVSKMGENLVIGRFARFQLGE from the coding sequence ATGAGTCAGATTAGCGCAAAACTCGTTGCCGACCTCCGTGCACAAACCGGAGCCGGACTAATGGACTGCAAGAAGGCCCTCCTCGAAGCGGCCGGAGACGCCGAACAGGCCATCGCGATCCTTCGCAAGAAAGGCGTCGCAACTGCGGCCAAGAAGGCAGGACGCGATGCAAGCGAAGGAATCGTCGAATCCTACATCCACCTCGGTGGTAAGGTGGGCGTCCTCGTCGAACTGAAGTGCGAAACCGACTTCGTGGCCAAGAACGATGACTTCAAGGCCATCGCCAAGGACCTCGCCATGCACGTGGCCGCAGCCTCCCCTCTCTACGTCAACCGGGAAGATGTTCCGGAAGAAGTGGTTGAGAAGGAACGCGAAATCGCCGTTTCTCAAGCCGAAGGCAAGCCACCGCAAGCCATTCAGAAGATCGTGGAAGGCAAGCTCGACAAGTACTTCTCCACCATCTGCCTGATGGAACAGCCATTCGTCAAGAACCCGGACCAAAGCATCCGCGACCTCCTCACCGAAAACGTTTCGAAGATGGGTGAGAACCTCGTGATCGGACGCTTCGCTCGGTTCCAACTCGGAGAATAA
- the rpsB gene encoding 30S ribosomal protein S2, which produces MNITPKDLLDAGVHFGHQVRRWNPNFKPYLFDHRNGISIIDLEKTYNQLEKACQFVTDTVRTGKNILFVGTKRQAQEIVREAAAETRMPFTVNRWMGGTLTNFATIKTSLQKYRRFLAMEKDGSLNDLPKKEGAAIRRQMVRMNRNFEGIIDINEVPSALFIIDVNNEEIAVEEARRLGIPVIALVDTNSNPSFVDYPIPGNDDAAKSIRIIVEAIVEAIQDGLESRESVSMPKSSGPVISRNVFSDVENEGEVTLPEGFSSEEGSKESKES; this is translated from the coding sequence ATGAACATCACACCAAAAGATCTCCTCGACGCAGGCGTACACTTCGGACACCAAGTCCGCCGCTGGAACCCGAACTTCAAGCCATACCTTTTCGACCACCGGAATGGTATCTCCATCATTGATCTGGAGAAGACCTACAACCAGCTCGAGAAAGCTTGCCAGTTCGTGACCGACACAGTCCGCACCGGGAAGAACATCCTTTTCGTCGGCACCAAGCGCCAGGCTCAAGAAATCGTTCGCGAAGCAGCTGCGGAAACCCGCATGCCCTTCACCGTAAACCGCTGGATGGGTGGCACGCTGACCAATTTCGCAACCATCAAGACCAGCTTGCAGAAGTATCGTCGTTTCCTCGCTATGGAAAAGGACGGTTCGCTGAACGACCTTCCCAAGAAGGAAGGCGCTGCAATCCGCCGCCAAATGGTCCGGATGAACCGCAACTTCGAAGGGATCATCGACATCAACGAAGTTCCTTCCGCTCTTTTCATCATCGACGTCAACAACGAAGAAATCGCTGTTGAAGAAGCCCGTCGTCTCGGCATCCCTGTGATCGCCCTCGTAGACACCAACTCAAACCCATCCTTCGTCGATTACCCGATTCCGGGCAATGACGACGCAGCCAAGTCGATCCGCATCATCGTGGAAGCGATCGTGGAAGCGATTCAGGACGGCCTCGAAAGCCGCGAGTCGGTTTCCATGCCGAAGTCCTCGGGTCCGGTCATCTCCCGCAACGTTTTCTCCGATGTGGAGAACGAAGGGGAAGTCACCCTTCCGGAAGGTTTCTCCTCTGAGGAAGGTTCGAAAGAATCGAAGGAGTCTTAA
- a CDS encoding M3 family metallopeptidase, which produces MLTVNERPFLNRERPVDWSTLTPNCLVADIQEAIQIAEEKLAAIENLSLEDSTYESVIAGIDRALRDLSDSWSLAGHLSSVRTSPEFREAYNEVLPTVSHFFAGLCLREKLWERVRKVAESGPLPEDAVELRHLQETRRDFEEAGAQLDEEGKEKLRSLESKLAAVTQKFTENVLDSTENWELIVTDRSRLDGIPESALQAAEHDAKNHGHGSGGTPAWRFSLQAPSYLPILQYAHSDDLRKEIWEAASQIGNDGKFDNPSRVLEILKLRNEKVNLLNFPSFADYTTSRRMVKKGSAAIEFVEEMHEKVLPYFKKEIEELEKFRADETDSDIRKLEPWEVSYWGERMRKKLFDFDEEELRQWFPIRSVQNGLFALAEKVFAVRIVPKEAPTSELVWHPDVEFYDLEDSSGHTLGSFYADWYPRKGKRDGAWMNPLFTGSPFDPDQPSPHYGVICGNLTPPSGDRPALLTHREVETIFHEFGHLLHHLCSKVKVRGLSGTSVAWDFVELPSQIMENWCWERESLDLFALHYETGETLPEDLYQKMRRARNFQSAIQTMRQLSFAKMDLELHNNRSFADETELFAFINETLADYQIPLQTKPPSILPRFTHLFGSPTGYAAGYYSYKYAEMLDADAFSRFLDEGILNSDTGKEFREKILAKGNSEPPAQLFSNFMGRDPDPDALLRRAGLLNSATD; this is translated from the coding sequence ATGCTGACCGTCAACGAACGTCCTTTTCTCAACCGCGAGCGCCCTGTCGATTGGTCGACTCTTACGCCCAACTGTCTAGTCGCGGACATACAGGAAGCGATTCAGATCGCTGAAGAGAAACTTGCTGCTATCGAGAACCTCTCATTGGAAGATTCTACTTATGAATCTGTGATCGCCGGGATTGATCGGGCTCTCCGTGATCTTTCGGACAGTTGGAGTCTTGCCGGTCACTTGAGCAGCGTTCGCACGAGTCCCGAGTTTCGGGAAGCCTATAACGAGGTGCTTCCTACCGTGAGTCATTTCTTTGCAGGGCTCTGTCTCCGCGAAAAGCTCTGGGAACGGGTGCGCAAAGTCGCCGAGTCCGGGCCGTTGCCGGAGGATGCCGTCGAGCTGCGCCATTTGCAGGAAACCCGACGTGATTTTGAGGAAGCGGGGGCACAACTCGATGAGGAGGGGAAAGAAAAACTTCGCTCCTTGGAGTCCAAACTCGCGGCGGTGACCCAAAAATTTACTGAGAACGTATTGGACTCTACCGAGAATTGGGAACTCATCGTGACCGACCGTTCGCGTCTCGACGGGATTCCGGAATCGGCTCTGCAAGCCGCTGAGCACGATGCCAAGAATCATGGCCACGGCTCCGGGGGAACGCCGGCCTGGCGTTTCTCTCTGCAAGCGCCTTCTTACCTCCCGATTTTGCAATACGCCCACTCGGACGATCTCCGCAAAGAAATTTGGGAAGCTGCCAGCCAGATTGGCAATGACGGTAAATTCGACAATCCATCCCGCGTTCTCGAGATTTTGAAACTCCGGAATGAGAAAGTGAATCTTCTCAATTTCCCAAGCTTTGCCGACTACACCACCAGCCGCCGGATGGTGAAAAAGGGCTCTGCCGCGATTGAGTTTGTCGAGGAGATGCACGAGAAAGTGCTCCCCTACTTCAAGAAGGAGATCGAGGAACTGGAAAAATTCCGCGCGGATGAAACGGATTCCGACATTCGTAAGCTCGAACCTTGGGAGGTTTCCTATTGGGGCGAGCGGATGCGTAAGAAGCTCTTCGATTTTGATGAGGAAGAACTCCGCCAATGGTTCCCGATTCGCTCCGTGCAAAACGGCCTTTTCGCTCTCGCAGAGAAAGTCTTCGCCGTCCGTATCGTTCCCAAAGAAGCGCCCACCTCGGAGTTGGTCTGGCATCCCGACGTCGAATTCTACGATCTTGAGGATTCCAGCGGCCACACGCTGGGGTCCTTCTACGCCGACTGGTATCCCCGCAAGGGCAAACGCGACGGGGCCTGGATGAATCCCCTCTTTACCGGCTCGCCTTTTGATCCGGACCAGCCCTCACCCCACTACGGAGTCATCTGCGGAAACCTCACGCCTCCTTCCGGCGACCGCCCGGCGCTCCTGACCCACCGTGAGGTCGAAACCATTTTCCACGAGTTTGGCCATCTCCTGCACCACCTTTGCAGCAAAGTGAAAGTCCGCGGGCTTTCGGGGACCAGTGTCGCTTGGGACTTTGTCGAACTGCCTTCGCAGATCATGGAAAACTGGTGTTGGGAACGCGAGAGCCTCGATCTCTTTGCCCTGCATTACGAAACCGGCGAGACTCTTCCTGAGGATCTTTATCAGAAGATGCGGCGCGCCCGTAATTTCCAGAGCGCGATTCAGACGATGCGCCAGCTTTCCTTTGCGAAAATGGACCTCGAGCTGCACAACAATCGCAGTTTCGCCGATGAAACGGAGCTATTCGCCTTCATCAACGAGACCTTGGCCGACTACCAGATTCCTCTCCAGACCAAGCCTCCGAGCATTCTTCCCCGCTTCACCCACCTCTTCGGCTCCCCGACTGGATACGCGGCCGGATACTACAGCTACAAGTACGCCGAGATGCTCGATGCCGATGCCTTCAGCCGCTTCCTCGATGAAGGGATCCTCAACTCCGACACGGGCAAGGAATTCCGCGAGAAGATTCTGGCAAAAGGGAATAGCGAACCGCCCGCCCAACTCTTCTCCAACTTCATGGGACGCGATCCCGACCCCGACGCCCTTCTGCGACGGGCAGGATTGCTCAATTCTGCGACGGATTGA
- the gndA gene encoding NADP-dependent phosphogluconate dehydrogenase — MSEELSEIGLIGLAVMGQNLALNIADHGFKISVYNRTTSKMEAFVSKHPDTPGGLVGKAELKDFVDSLRKPRKIVILVKAGAGTDAVIDELVPLLDEDDIIIDGGNAKWTDTIRREKDLTAKGLRFIGSGVSGGEEGARFGPSLMPGGKESAYRELQPIWEAVAAKVDHETGKPLEGAAPGKPVEGGVTCTTYIGPNGAGHYVKMVHNGIEYGDMQMICESYDLMKNILGMDAPSIGKVFEEWNSGDLDSFLVEITADVLQQKDPATGKDFVDIVLDAAGQKGTGKWTSINALDMGTPAPTVAEAVFARCLSAVKEERVAASEILPGPDASEAPSADELIPAIRDALYCSKICSYAQGFQLMRHAQEEYDWELDFGKIAQIWRGGCIIRARFLQKITEAYDRDPKLANLLLDPYFCDAITKGQTAWRKVVALAATHGVSAPTFSSALSYYDGYRSARLPQNLLQAQRDFFGAHTYERVDQPRGKFYHIDWPVDGRPQLEA; from the coding sequence ATGTCTGAAGAACTCTCTGAAATTGGTCTGATCGGCCTCGCCGTCATGGGCCAGAATCTCGCTCTGAACATTGCCGACCACGGCTTTAAGATCTCCGTTTACAACCGGACGACCTCGAAAATGGAAGCGTTTGTTTCCAAGCACCCGGACACTCCGGGAGGTCTCGTTGGAAAAGCAGAGCTGAAGGACTTCGTCGATTCCCTCCGGAAGCCACGTAAGATCGTCATCCTCGTCAAGGCCGGTGCCGGCACCGACGCGGTGATCGACGAACTCGTCCCGCTTCTCGATGAAGACGACATTATCATCGACGGCGGTAACGCCAAGTGGACGGACACAATCCGCCGCGAAAAGGATCTGACTGCCAAGGGACTCCGCTTCATCGGCAGTGGTGTTTCCGGTGGGGAAGAAGGCGCACGCTTTGGTCCGTCACTCATGCCCGGCGGTAAAGAAAGTGCCTACCGCGAGCTCCAACCCATCTGGGAAGCCGTGGCCGCCAAGGTCGACCACGAGACTGGCAAGCCTCTCGAGGGCGCTGCTCCGGGTAAGCCAGTTGAGGGGGGGGTGACCTGCACCACTTATATCGGGCCGAACGGTGCCGGTCACTACGTGAAGATGGTCCATAACGGTATTGAGTACGGCGATATGCAGATGATCTGCGAATCGTACGATCTCATGAAGAACATCCTCGGTATGGATGCGCCTTCGATTGGGAAGGTCTTCGAAGAGTGGAATTCGGGTGACCTCGATTCCTTCCTCGTTGAAATTACCGCTGACGTTCTTCAGCAGAAGGATCCGGCCACCGGAAAAGACTTTGTCGACATTGTCCTCGACGCCGCTGGCCAGAAAGGCACCGGGAAGTGGACGAGCATTAACGCTCTCGACATGGGCACGCCGGCTCCGACCGTTGCCGAAGCCGTCTTCGCCCGCTGCCTCAGCGCAGTGAAAGAAGAACGCGTGGCCGCTTCGGAGATTCTCCCTGGACCGGATGCATCCGAAGCTCCTTCGGCCGACGAGCTTATTCCGGCGATTCGGGACGCGCTTTACTGCTCGAAGATTTGCTCGTATGCACAGGGCTTCCAGCTCATGCGCCACGCGCAGGAAGAATATGACTGGGAACTCGATTTCGGGAAGATCGCTCAGATCTGGCGGGGTGGCTGCATCATCCGTGCACGTTTCCTCCAGAAGATCACCGAAGCCTACGACCGCGATCCGAAGCTCGCCAATCTCTTGCTCGATCCGTACTTCTGCGACGCGATCACCAAGGGGCAGACGGCTTGGCGTAAGGTCGTTGCCCTCGCTGCGACACACGGTGTTTCCGCTCCGACGTTTAGCTCCGCGCTCTCTTACTATGATGGCTACCGCTCGGCCCGCCTCCCGCAGAACCTTCTGCAGGCGCAGCGCGACTTCTTCGGTGCCCACACTTATGAGCGCGTCGATCAGCCACGCGGCAAATTCTACCACATCGATTGGCCTGTAGACGGTCGTCCGCAATTGGAGGCATAA
- a CDS encoding pyrophosphate--fructose-6-phosphate 1-phosphotransferase, whose amino-acid sequence MKPKKVAFLTAGGLAPCLSSAVGGLIERYTEMDPSIELIYYRSGYKGLLLGDSVVVDAEMRKNAGVLHRFGGSPIGNSRVKLTNVKDCVKRGLVAEGEDPQKKAADQLIADGVDILHTIGGDDTNTAAADLAAFLKENDYSLTVIGLPKTIDNDVVPIAQSLGAWTAAEEGAKYFENVVAEHNANPRMLIIHEVMGRNCGWLTAATAAEYRKILDRKEWVPGLGLSRERHEVHGVFIPEMDLDLKAEAARLKMVMDDQDCVNLFISEGAGVESIVAQMEEAGEEVPRDAFGHVKLDAVNPGKYFGEKFAEALGAEKVLVQKSGYYARAAAANIEDLRLIKSCVDLAVECAFRKEGGVIGHDEDQNNVLRAIEFDRIKGGKPFDVEASWFKELLSEIGQA is encoded by the coding sequence ATGAAGCCTAAGAAAGTAGCCTTCCTTACCGCGGGTGGTCTCGCGCCTTGTCTCTCTTCCGCTGTGGGCGGACTGATCGAGCGATACACGGAGATGGATCCGTCGATCGAGCTCATTTACTACCGGAGCGGATACAAGGGGCTTCTCCTCGGAGATTCCGTGGTCGTTGATGCAGAGATGCGGAAAAATGCCGGGGTTCTCCATCGTTTCGGAGGGAGCCCTATCGGCAATAGCCGGGTCAAGCTCACCAATGTGAAGGATTGTGTGAAGCGCGGCCTTGTCGCGGAAGGGGAAGATCCCCAAAAGAAGGCGGCGGATCAGCTGATCGCCGATGGCGTCGACATCCTCCACACCATCGGAGGAGATGACACCAATACCGCTGCCGCCGATCTCGCTGCTTTCCTCAAGGAAAATGATTACAGCCTCACCGTCATTGGTCTGCCGAAGACGATCGACAACGACGTCGTGCCGATCGCGCAGAGCCTGGGTGCCTGGACGGCGGCCGAAGAGGGTGCCAAGTATTTCGAAAACGTAGTGGCCGAGCACAATGCGAATCCCCGCATGCTCATCATCCACGAGGTCATGGGTCGCAACTGCGGCTGGTTGACCGCGGCCACCGCTGCCGAGTATCGCAAGATCCTTGATCGCAAAGAGTGGGTTCCGGGTCTTGGATTGAGCCGCGAACGTCACGAGGTGCACGGGGTCTTTATCCCGGAAATGGATCTCGACCTCAAAGCCGAAGCCGCTCGCCTGAAGATGGTCATGGACGATCAGGACTGCGTGAATCTTTTCATCAGTGAAGGGGCCGGAGTCGAAAGCATCGTTGCCCAGATGGAAGAAGCGGGTGAGGAAGTCCCTCGCGACGCCTTCGGTCACGTGAAGCTCGATGCCGTTAATCCGGGCAAATATTTCGGGGAAAAGTTCGCGGAAGCTCTCGGAGCGGAAAAGGTTCTCGTTCAAAAGAGCGGTTACTACGCCCGTGCGGCGGCCGCTAACATCGAAGACCTTCGTCTCATCAAGAGCTGCGTCGATCTCGCCGTTGAATGCGCCTTCCGGAAAGAGGGCGGCGTGATTGGTCACGACGAGGATCAGAACAATGTTCTGCGCGCCATCGAGTTCGACCGGATCAAGGGCGGCAAGCCTTTCGACGTCGAAGCTTCTTGGTTCAAGGAACTGCTCTCCGAAATCGGCCAAGCCTAA
- a CDS encoding SDR family oxidoreductase codes for MSSDKNLYAGTPFDLSGKVAVIIGGTGELCGAMAEGIATAGAKVILVGRSQEKAESRIRKIESAGGQAEFRACDVGSRSSISQLAESLFASHGKVDVLVNGAGVNSATPFLEIEDEELDRIFDVNFKAVFRTCQVFGAKMVEADKPASIINVGSMSGVIPLSRVFTYSATKAAVHNLSKNLAREWAPSGIRVNTLVPGFFPAEQNRKILSEERVAQIMGHTPMKRFGNSDELVGATLLLASAAGSFMTGTETIVDGGYASMTI; via the coding sequence GTGTCTTCTGATAAAAACCTCTACGCGGGAACTCCGTTCGATCTCTCTGGCAAGGTTGCCGTCATTATCGGCGGCACCGGCGAGCTCTGTGGAGCGATGGCCGAAGGAATCGCCACGGCAGGTGCCAAGGTGATCCTGGTCGGACGCAGTCAAGAGAAGGCGGAAAGCCGCATTCGCAAGATCGAGTCGGCGGGCGGGCAAGCGGAATTCCGGGCCTGTGACGTGGGCAGTCGGTCGTCGATCAGTCAGTTGGCCGAATCGCTCTTCGCCTCTCATGGCAAGGTCGACGTCCTGGTCAACGGTGCCGGAGTCAATTCAGCCACTCCGTTCCTCGAGATCGAAGACGAAGAATTGGATCGCATCTTTGATGTGAATTTCAAAGCGGTCTTCCGCACTTGCCAGGTTTTCGGGGCCAAGATGGTTGAGGCGGATAAACCTGCGTCGATTATTAATGTGGGCTCGATGTCCGGGGTGATTCCTCTTTCGCGGGTCTTCACTTACTCGGCGACCAAGGCGGCGGTTCACAATCTCTCGAAGAATCTCGCTCGCGAGTGGGCGCCTTCGGGAATCCGGGTGAATACTCTCGTGCCAGGCTTTTTCCCAGCAGAGCAGAATCGTAAGATTCTCTCCGAGGAGCGCGTCGCACAGATTATGGGTCATACGCCGATGAAGCGATTCGGGAACTCCGATGAGCTCGTTGGAGCGACTCTGCTTCTTGCATCTGCGGCCGGGTCATTCATGACCGGAACGGAAACCATCGTCGATGGCGGTTACGCATCGATGACGATCTAA